One window of the Dendropsophus ebraccatus isolate aDenEbr1 chromosome 12, aDenEbr1.pat, whole genome shotgun sequence genome contains the following:
- the TNFRSF9 gene encoding tumor necrosis factor receptor superfamily member 9 has product MDAASLTLLSGLLHILCIQPVLCNGCHQVRQGCCVQCNPGYLLSKKCGRCIPCPVTGYTDKPNDKPFCQHCQRCEGIFHYVERCTPTRNAACTCMPGMRCTDDKCSQCETDRCSAGEELVGQNCNECPPGTFNTGAEHTCKAWKDCSALGGIIVTNGSRTSDVVCGEYNTKVTQSPGASEVPTTTTRVRLLSGPSPVGNHLQVIYIVVSAAAVLLLAVICVLCRQELTARIKQVFQRIKQAEEEESCECRSPVQEGGEESQPMTLEA; this is encoded by the exons ATGGACGCAGCGAGCCTGACCCTGCTatccggcctcctccacatcctctgcATACAGCCTGTACTCTGCAATGGCTGCCATCAGGTCCGGCAGGGCTGCTGTGTGCAGTGTAACCCCG gCTATTTGCTTTCTAAAAAATGTGGCCGATGCATCCCATGTCCTGTCACAGGCTACACAGACAAGCCGAATGATAAGCCGTTCTGTCAGCACTGTCAACGCTGCGAAG GAATATTCCATTATGTAGAGAGGTGCACGCCCACAAGGAACGCTGCGTGCACCTGTATGCCGGGGATGAGATGTACGGACGATAAGTGCTCACAGTGCGAAACTGACCGCTGCTCTGCCGGGGAGGAGCTGGTGGGACAAA ATTGTAATGAATGCCCCCCGGGAACATTCAACACTGGAGCAGAACACACCTGTAAAGCTTGGAAAGA TTGTTCGGCCCTTGGAGGAATAATCGTCACTAATGGAAGCCGGACATCAGATGTGGTCTGTGGTGAATATAATACAAAGGTTACACAGTCACCGGGGGCATCCGAGGTCCCCACCACCACAACAC GGGTCAGATTGCTGTCGGGGCCGTCGCCTGTCGGGAACCATTTACAGGTGATCTACATTGTAGTCTCTGCCGCGGCCGTCCTGCTGCTCGCTGTGATCTGCGTCTTATGTCGCCAAGAACTGACGGCAAGAATCAAGCAGGTTTTCCAGAGAA TCAAACAGGCGGAGGAAGAAGAAAGCTGTGAGTGCCGCTCCCCGGTgcaggagggcggagaggagagCCAACCTATGACCCTAGAAGCCTAA